A genome region from Solanum pennellii chromosome 12, SPENNV200 includes the following:
- the LOC107005264 gene encoding acetyl-CoA-benzylalcohol acetyltransferase-like → MKDSMQVNILSKTLIKPSLPTPKHLKYHKLSFFDQVADVAHLPLVLFYPHCKNNSKHEELEESLSRILSHIYPLAGRFAEDDESLILCLDQGVTYIKAKVNCTLDDLLQHTKKDLDLALSFWPQGTMDVDDSNLFVTPLMVVQVTTFECGGLALAISIAHPVMDGCTTFKILYEWTKVCKFGTPSNEINFMNFNLATLFPYKHDLSTLLEPPVDEGKRKDSKLIARKFVFEKDAISRLREKFDSISESLGFKPSRVEMITALLWRSLIRSTNSSNLKRSVMSFPLNLRGKVADFPEITDSFGNLIIEVPIKFEHDDETKIESLHQIVKLIKESVKVINNKCVKATPDEIISLVIDLYKDSYSGLEWGGDDEVMNFTSSSLSRFPIQKTDFGWGKPSLMHFGSRHNQVLWLYDTECETGIVVQMDLEKKHMDKLVCDQDIIDFAKF, encoded by the coding sequence ATGAAAGACTCAATGCAAGTAAATATTTTGTCCAAAACCCTCATTAAACCATCATTACCAACACCAAAACACCTTAAATATCACAAGTTATCTTTCTTTGATCAAGTTGCGGATGTAGCACACTTACCTCTTGTTCTTTTCTATCCTCATTGTAAGAATAACTCGAAACATGAAGAGCTTGAAGAATCCTTATCGAGgattttatcacatatttacCCTTTAGCTGGTCGATTTGCTGAAGATGATGAATCATTAATTCTTTGTCTTGATCAAGGTGTTACTTATATCAAAGCAAAGGTCAATTGTACCCTTGATGATTTACTTCAACACACAAAAAAAGACCTTGATCTAGCCTTGTCATTTTGGCCTCAAGGTACTATGGATGTTGATGACTCTAATTTATTCGTCACGCCACTTATGGTTGTGCAAGTCACAACATTTGAATGTGGTGGTCTAGCCCTAGCTATTAGCATTGCACATCCTGTTATGGATGGATGCACCACATTCAAAATCCTTTATGAATGGACCAAAGTGTGCAAATTTGGTACTCCTTCTAACGAAATCAACTTCATGAATTTCAATTTAGCTACTCTTTTCCCTTACAAACACGATTTATCAACCCTTCTTGAGCCTCCGGTTGATGAAGGCAAACGTAAAGACTCTAAGTTAATTGCCAGAAAGTTTGTTTTTGAGAAAGATGCAATATCGAGGCTCAGAGAGAAATTTGATTCAATAAGTGAAAGTTTAGGTTTTAAACCTTCTCGAGTTGAGATGATTACAGCACTTTTATGGAGGTCACTTATCCGTTCCACAAATAGTTCAAATTTGAAACGTTCTGTAATGTCATTTCCACTTAACTTGCGCGGTAAGGTAGCAGATTTTCCTGAAATTACAGACTCTTTTGGGAATCTTATTATTGAAGTTCCTATAAAATTTGAACACGATGATGAAACAAAGATTGAGTCGTTGCATCAGATTGTAAAACTCATAAAAGAGTCTGTTAAAGTGATTAACAATAAATGCGTCAAAGCTACTCCAGATGAAATAATTTCTTTGGTTATCGACTTATACAAGGATAGTTACTCTGGATTAGAATGGGGAGGAGAcgatgaagttatgaattttaCGAGCTCAAGTTTATCTAGGTTCCCCATACAAAAAACAGATTTTGGTTGGGGAAAACCTAGTTTAATGCATTTTGGGTCAAGACATAATCAAGTTTTGTGGTTATATGATACTGAATGTGAGACTGGAATTGTTGTGCAAATGGATTTGGAGAAAAAACACATGGATAAACTTGTGTGTGACCAAGATATCATcgattttgcaaaattttag
- the LOC107005956 gene encoding probable sugar phosphate/phosphate translocator At1g06470, with amino-acid sequence MVESDLSKENIEESSKSDKLWSKDNLSSSCHRDPSFSGWFDEHGTLHSSQLVNRHNGDDFDFECSKGKEINVSIGTDTNQHSISSSSNFKHRMRGSGGGGDFGSGEDRYVPFDVENGSSSHRGSIDDDIECGDHSSDDDDDDDDDDDRSAFSDYHDSPQLVSKNGVAEIDVLKTFFFILVWYCVSLFLTLYNKSLLGDKLGKFPAPLLMNTVHFAMQAVLSKVITGFWHQRFQPTVMMSWRDYLLKVVPTALTTAMDVNLSNASLVFISVTFATMCKSASPIFLLFFAFAFRLESPSVKLLGIILVISVGILLTVAKETEFEFWGFVFVMLAAVMSGFRWTMTQILLQKEAYGLKNPLTLMSYVTPVMTLSTAVLSLMFDPWHEFRHTNYFDTSWHIARSCLLMLFGGTLAFFMVLTEYILVSITSAVTVTIAGVVKEAVTILVAVFYFHDDFTWMKGLGLMTIMFGVSLFNWYKYDKIHNKGNTSEDESGSALGNAATKYVILEEMEDQDHGP; translated from the exons atgGTAGAAAGTGATTtaagtaaagaaaatattgaagaaagTAGTAAAAGTGACAAATTATGGAGCAAAGATAATTTATCTTCAAGTTGTCATAGAGACCCTTCATTTTCTGGTTGGTTTGATGAACATGGCACTCTTCATTCATCTCAATTAGTCAATAGACATAATGGAGATGATTTCGATTTCGAATGTTCAAAGGGAAAAGAAATCAATGTGTCTATTGGTACTGACACTAATCAACATAgtattagtagtagtagtaactTTAAGCATAGGATGAGGGgtagtggtggtggtggtgatttTGGTAGTGGAGAAGATAGGTATGTTCCGTTTGACGTGGAGAATGGTTCATCAAGTCATCGAGGATCTATCGATGATGATATTGAATGTGGTGATCATAgtagtgatgatgatgatgatgatgatgatgatgatgatcgcTCAGCTTTCTCCGATTACCATGACTCACCACAGCTAGTTTCAAAGAATGGTGTTGCTGAAATCGATGTGTTGAAGACATTTTTCTTTATACTTGTATGGTATTGTGTTAGCTTGTTCTTGACATT GTACAATAAAAGTCTTCTTGGGGATAAACTAGGGAAGTTCCCTGCGCCTTTACTGATGAATACTGTGCACTTTGCGATGCAAGCTGTTTTGTCCAAGGTCATTACCGGGTTTTGGCATCAACGATTTCAACCTACAGTGATGATGTCTTGGAGAGACTATTTGTTGAAAG TTGTACCGACAGCTCTTACAACAGCAATGGATGTGAACCTCAGCAATGCATCCCTTGTTTTCATCTCAGTCACATTTGCCACTATG TGTAAATCTGCATCTCCTATCTTTCTCCTATTCTTCGCATTTGCTTTCAG GTTGGAGTCTCCAAGTGTAAAGCTGCTGGGGATCATCTTGGTCATTTCTGTTGGGATACTATTAACAG TTGCAAAGGAGACAGAATTTGAGTTTTGGGGATTTGTGTTTGTTATGCTTGCTGCAGTTATGTCTGGGTTTCGATGGACTATGACTCAGATTCTTCTGCAG AAAGAAGCCTATG GTTTAAAAAATCCACTCACACTAATGAGCTATGTTACTCCAGTAATGACTCTTTCAACTGCTGTGTTGTCCCTTATGTTTGATCCGTGGCACGAATTCAGACACACCAATTACTTTGATACGTCATGGCATATAGCTAGAAGTTGTTTGTTGATGCTTTTTGGCGGAACTTTGGCTTTCTTTATG GTGTTGACGGAATATATTCTTGTGTCTATCACAAGTGCAGTAACAGTGACAATAGCGGGAGTTGTAAAGGAGGCAGTCACTATCTTG GTTGCTGTATTTTATTTTCACGATGACTTTACCTGGATGAAAGGGCTTGGTCTCATGACGATAATGTTTGGTGTCAGTTTGTTTAACTGGTACAA GTATGACAAAATACATAACAAAGGTAACACAAGTGAAGATGAAAGTGGATCAGCATTAGGAAATGCAGCTACCAAGTATGTTATACTTGAAGAAATGGAAGATCAAGACCATGGTCCTTGA